The stretch of DNA ACGAGGGCGGGTCCTGGGAGAAAATAAGCGATGAACGACGCACGCATCCTCATCATCAGCGCTCAAGCATCCCTGACCGCGGAACTGGTCGGAGCACTCTCCAGCCACGGGTATCTGGTCACCATGGCCGGCTCGCTCGCCGCCGGTCGGAAGGAATTGTCCCGTGGCCGTTACGACCTCGTGCTGTTCGACCGTGAAATCACCGACGGCGACCAGACCGCCGAAGTGGAGATTCTCGGCCAGAATCCGGCGATGATGGGCATCCTGATCTTGCCGGCCGGCACCGCGCTCGCGGAAATCGCCGAGCATTTGCGCGACGGCTGGGCGGAAGCGCTGATCCAGCCCATTGCCGAAAAACCGCTGCTGGCGGGCTTGTCGCACGCGCTCAAACGCGCGTTCAACCTGCGCGAAAAGATCCGTTCGTCGACGCTGACCCCGCTGGCCCGCCTGAGCGAGACGTTTCTGCTCAACCTCGACCTGGACGGCTTGCTGAACCAGATCGTCCGGACGGCGCAGAACGAAGCCAACTGCGACCGCGTCAGTCTCATGCTGGTGGACGGCCAGGAAATGCGGATTCGCGCCGCGGTCGGCCTCAGCTCGAAGGTGGTCGAGGAATTCCGCGGGAAGATCGGCGTCGGCATCGCGGGCTACACCGCGGCCAGCGGCGAACCGGTGATCATCAACCAGGGCGAGCCGGACGAGCGGTTCATCGATCACCTGCGCGACGACAATATCAAAAGCGCCATCAGCATGCCGCTCAAGGTCAAAAGCAAGGTCATCGGCGTGCTCAACCTTTCCAATTTCATGGGGCGCGACCGGTTTTTCGAATCCGACGTGCAATTCCTGTCGCTGCTGGCGGCCCAGGCGGCGGTGGCGATTCAGAACGCCAACCTCTACAACTCGCTGCAGACCAGTTACCTGCACACGATCATCTCGCTGGCCAACGCCCTGGAGGCGCGCGACGCCTCGCTCTCCGGCCATTCCAACAAGGTGCTGGAGCATTCGGTGCGCATCGCTCAGAAGATGGGCCTGAGCGAACGCGAGACCGACGACATCCGCAATGCCGCCATCCTGCACGACATCGGCAAGATCGGCATCCGCGACGCCATTCTGCTCAAGCCGGGCAAGCTCGACGACAGCGAATGGCGCATCTTGCGCACGCACCCGGAAGTGGGCAGCCACATCATCGCCCCGGTGCGGCATTTGTCGCGGGCCGTGCCGCTGATTCTGCACCACCACGAACGGTGGGACGGCCAGGGTTATCCCAGCGGGTTGGCCGGTCCGGAAATACCACTCGGTTCGCGCATCATCTCCGTGGCCGACACCTACGACGCCATGATTTCCAAGCGACCCTATCGCGACGCGCTGGGCCACCAGTCGGCGGTGAAGGAACTGCGCCGCGTCGCCGGCTCGCAACTCGATCCGCACGTGACCGCCGCGTTTTTGGCGGTTCTCAAGGAGGATAATCTGGATGTCCCGGACGCCTGAACTGACCGCGCTGTTTCATGAAAAATTCAACGCCGCTCCCGCCCAGGCGGCCTTCGCTCCCGGCCGCGTCAACCTGATCGGCGAGCATACCGATTACAACGACGGTTTCGTGCTGCCGCTGGCCATTCAATTCGGCGTTTACCTGGCCGGGAGGGTGACGAGCGACGGCCGCGTCCGGGCGCACAGTGCGAACTTCCCGGACGAACCGGTTGACTTTCCGCTCGGCGAGGAACCGCGCGGCAAGGGCTGGGGACAGTACCTGCGGGCGGTGCTTTACGAACTGGCGGCGGTCGGGGTGCGCCCGGCCGGCTTGGAATTGGTGTTCATCGGCGACGTGCCGCCCGAGGCGGGCCTGTCGAGTTCGGCGGCCTTCAGCGTGGTCACTTCGCTGCTGGTTTCGGCGCTCGTCGGCCGCTCGTGGGACGACAAGGTCGCGCTGGCGAAGCTTTGCCAGGCGGCGGAACACCGGACCGGCGTGATGTGCGGTTTGCTCGACCAGATGGCCAGCGCCGCTTGCCAGGCCGGCAGCGCGATGTTGCTGGATTGCCGCGATCTGTCGCGCCGGATGGTGGCGCTGGATCGCCAAAAGCTGGCCGTGATCGTCGGCGACACCACCGTGAAACGCTCGCTCAACGACGGTCGCTACAACCAGCGGCGCGCCGAGTGCGAGGCGGCGGCCAGGGCGTTCGGCGTCCGGGCCTTGCGCGACGTCACCCCGGAATTGCTGGCCGCGAAAACCGGTTCGGTGGAAGACGTACTGGTCCGCCGCGCCCGCCACGTGATGACCGAGGACGATCGTGTCCATGGCTTCGCCGCCGCGCTGGCGGCCGGCGACCTGGCCACCGTCGGCCGACTGGTCGACCAGGGCCACGCCAGCCTGCGCGACGATTTCGAGGTGTCCTGCCCGGAACTCGACGCCATTTGCGAGGCTTTTCGCGGCGCCGGCGCTTACGGTGCGCGCATGGTCGGCGCCGGTTTCGGCGGCAGCGCGATCGCCGTGGTCGCGCCGGAGAAGGCGGCGGATGTCATTGCCGGTGCGGCCGCGGCCTATCGACAAAAAACCGGACGGTCGGGCGTGTTTCACGTCGTGGCGGCCGGTGATGGGGCGGCGGTATTCGCAATCTGAGTGCGGTTCCTCGGCGCGGCGCTGGACTCGACGGAGCGGATCGGAGGACGGATGCGCAAAATCCTGCTGATCGTGGCTCTCGCGCTGTCGTCAGTCGCGCCGGTGGCCGCCGGCGACCTGCTGCAATGGGGCGTCTACGGTGGCGCCGAAACCGGACTGGCCTATTTCGATCTGACGCCGCTCAACGATTACCTGGACGACGCCCGCGTCGACGATTTTTCTTCGTTTTTGCCGCTGGTCGGTTTCAATCTGCAGGCCCTGCTCGCCGAGCGGATTCACGTCGGCTGGGAAGGCGGCATGTTCATGGCCTACCGGTCCGGCGGACTGGTCGATGCGCATCTGGCCGGCGCCTCCACCGATTTTTTCTTCGGTTACGACCTGATCGCCAAACCGGCCTGGAGACTCAGGCCGGAACTGGGAATCGGCGGCGCCTTGCTGATGCTGCGGTTGGACGGCGCGGTCCAGTCGCTGCCCGCGGTGGAACTTCCGGCGGCGACCGATAACCTGGATCTGGCCAAGACTTCCGTGTTGGGAAAAGCGGGTTTGACGATCGAATGGACCCCGAAACTCTATCAGAACGCCAACGGTCGGTTGGGGATGGCGGCCTCGCTTTCCGCCGGCCTGTATGCGCCGTTGAGCGATGAAGGGTGGGAGATCACGTCGCAAATCGATGACCGGCAGCGTGATCTCGACGGCGATGGTCCGGAAATCAGCTACCTTGCGGGATATGTCTCACTGGGTGTCCGCTTCGGCGGCGGCATCACCGATATTGATAACTAGGCGCAGGTTCTCGCCTTTTCCGAAAATTTGATATTTTTAATGAATTTTTCCTTACCCTCCTTATCCAAGCGGTCGAAAGGTAGGTTATATGCCAAGGAGCCTGGATACTCGTTTTGGCGACGAATCGAGACTGGATTGGCACGATCATCAGAATTGAATCACGGAGGAGCGCGCAATGAGAAGTCACCTATTGGCAGTCACCGCATTTTGTAGCCTGGTCTTACTTTCCCTTTTCATGACGGGCTACTTCTTTTCCACTTCCGAGCAGGATACCGATTCCGATACGCAAATGGCGGCGGTGGAAC from Myxococcales bacterium encodes:
- a CDS encoding GAF domain-containing protein — its product is MNDARILIISAQASLTAELVGALSSHGYLVTMAGSLAAGRKELSRGRYDLVLFDREITDGDQTAEVEILGQNPAMMGILILPAGTALAEIAEHLRDGWAEALIQPIAEKPLLAGLSHALKRAFNLREKIRSSTLTPLARLSETFLLNLDLDGLLNQIVRTAQNEANCDRVSLMLVDGQEMRIRAAVGLSSKVVEEFRGKIGVGIAGYTAASGEPVIINQGEPDERFIDHLRDDNIKSAISMPLKVKSKVIGVLNLSNFMGRDRFFESDVQFLSLLAAQAAVAIQNANLYNSLQTSYLHTIISLANALEARDASLSGHSNKVLEHSVRIAQKMGLSERETDDIRNAAILHDIGKIGIRDAILLKPGKLDDSEWRILRTHPEVGSHIIAPVRHLSRAVPLILHHHERWDGQGYPSGLAGPEIPLGSRIISVADTYDAMISKRPYRDALGHQSAVKELRRVAGSQLDPHVTAAFLAVLKEDNLDVPDA
- the galK gene encoding galactokinase; translated protein: MSRTPELTALFHEKFNAAPAQAAFAPGRVNLIGEHTDYNDGFVLPLAIQFGVYLAGRVTSDGRVRAHSANFPDEPVDFPLGEEPRGKGWGQYLRAVLYELAAVGVRPAGLELVFIGDVPPEAGLSSSAAFSVVTSLLVSALVGRSWDDKVALAKLCQAAEHRTGVMCGLLDQMASAACQAGSAMLLDCRDLSRRMVALDRQKLAVIVGDTTVKRSLNDGRYNQRRAECEAAARAFGVRALRDVTPELLAAKTGSVEDVLVRRARHVMTEDDRVHGFAAALAAGDLATVGRLVDQGHASLRDDFEVSCPELDAICEAFRGAGAYGARMVGAGFGGSAIAVVAPEKAADVIAGAAAAYRQKTGRSGVFHVVAAGDGAAVFAI